The DNA region CCTCTGGCACACCTGCGCCAGCTCGAAAAGGTGATGATGAACGATTGTGCGGTAAGCAGCCTCGAGCCACTGGCAACGCTCGACGACCTGATTGTGGTGGAAGCTTCCGGCACCCGCGTGAGCAGCCTGGAACCTCTCGCCAACCTGAAAAATCTTCGTATGCTCAATGTGAGCCGCACCCAGGTAAGCAGCCTGGAACCCTTGCGCAACATAAAGTCGCTGCAGCAGCTCAACGTGGAAAACACCGGTGTGGCTGACCTGCAGCCCATAGCTGGCCTTGCCGAACTCAATACGCTGATGATCAGCAACACCCTGGTTGGCGACCTGAGCCCACTGCAAAACCTCGCAAAACTCCGCCTGGTTTACAGCGACAACAACCAGGTTAGCCTGGCCACAGCCACTGCTTTCATGCGCCTGAGGCCCGATGTGCTGCTGATGTTCAACAGCGAGGAGTTGCAGATTTGGTGGCGCGACCTGCCCATCGCATGGAAAGCGCTGCTGGCCGCCCAGGGCAACATCAGTCAGAATCCGGGCAAAGAAGAGCTGCACAAACTGCTCAACCTTCGCCGCCTCGACCTGACTGCCACCGACCATATCCAGGACATCGAACCGCTGCGCAGATTGTTCAACCTACAGGAGCTTCTGCTCGCAGGCACCAGGGTTACCGGCATTGCGCCGCTCGAAAGCCTGAACAACCTGAGATACCTCGATATCTCAGGCACCGCAATATACGACCTTCAGCCTTTGCACAATTGCTTCCTGCTCGAAGAACTGCATGCCGGCAACACCAGCTTACGATCGCTATCTGCTTTGCACGACCTGAAAAACCTCAGGCTTGTGGTGGCCGACCGCAGCCAGGTTACCAGGGAAGAGGTCGTTGCGCTTCGCGAAAGGAATCCGCGTGCTACTGTGGTGTATCAAACTGATAACCTGAGGGTTTGGTGGAACAACCTTGCTCCCGAATGGCGCGAATTGCTCGCGCAGGACATGCAGTTGCCCGCTCAGCCAACCGGATTGCAATTGCAGACGCTGGTCGATCGCACCGAGCTACGCATTCGCAACACCATCTGGGTTTCGAACCTCGAACCCCTGATGCCGCTGCTGTGGCTTGAGCACCTCGAACTCACAGGCACCCCGGTGAGCGATCTGGGACCGCTTTCGGGCATGACCCGGCTGCGCTCGCTCGACCTGTCGGGCAATCCCGTCACTGACCTCCGACCCCTGTCGAACCTCAAACAACTCGAACAACTGAACCTCGAGGGCAATCCAGTTTCTGACCTCAGCCCGATTGCCCAGCTGCACAATATGCGCAACCTCAACATCTCGGGCACGCAGGTGCGCCACCTCAGGGCATTGGCCGGAATGAGCCGACTGGAGGAGCTGTCGCTCTACAACACCCGCATCCGCAGCCTGGCTCCGGCCGATAAAATTGCATCGCTAAAACATGTCAGGTGCTACAATACCCGCATCCCGCGCAGCGCAATCGAAAAAGTGCGGAAAGCGCGTCCGGACCTGAACATCCTGTATTATTGACCTGGCCTGGGCCTGATAATCAGAGGCGTAACAACTTCGTTGCTGAGGTTTAGCGCCCTGTCGGCCAGCTGGATGCGGTATTGAATGGTGTCGCGGCTTGAGGTGGGATCGTACACATCCAGATCGTATTCGATCACACCTTTAATGGAACGCTTCTGGTTTTTGGGAATCAGGGGCGGAATGCGGGCACTGAAGTTCAGGTCAGTACGTTCAACCAAATTG from Bacteroidota bacterium includes:
- a CDS encoding leucine-rich repeat domain-containing protein encodes the protein MKRFLLLAVLLIIHIILWAQPKPEVTLTAQEVEEYRNQARMLVQYFEGTLNFLGDPESTVHDKEIIINESWDKIFVNENVQIEDDLDDRRDVPVNKDVRAYLKDVDFFFRHAVFAFDILSIDPMVGQQGQFYFLVSLNRRLNARALNGDTIRSIRPRFIEINLDPFKKDLRIASYYTTKLNEREELRHWWSALSQEWRDFFGANLLVFDSIPLSRVMYVDHEKVAIRRILTQKRTGRFFVAGNDTLPESKRHLLYGRRPDTTIVVNDVVRVPRIDTTKTNPSEVDNRLRQLSQRRELNIDNQIQLNDLSPLSQLRQLETVSFANVPAVDLSPLRNLSRLRTVNMRGSLIGDLSAFTYAINLRELDFSHTRVTDIAPLAHLRQLEKVMMNDCAVSSLEPLATLDDLIVVEASGTRVSSLEPLANLKNLRMLNVSRTQVSSLEPLRNIKSLQQLNVENTGVADLQPIAGLAELNTLMISNTLVGDLSPLQNLAKLRLVYSDNNQVSLATATAFMRLRPDVLLMFNSEELQIWWRDLPIAWKALLAAQGNISQNPGKEELHKLLNLRRLDLTATDHIQDIEPLRRLFNLQELLLAGTRVTGIAPLESLNNLRYLDISGTAIYDLQPLHNCFLLEELHAGNTSLRSLSALHDLKNLRLVVADRSQVTREEVVALRERNPRATVVYQTDNLRVWWNNLAPEWRELLAQDMQLPAQPTGLQLQTLVDRTELRIRNTIWVSNLEPLMPLLWLEHLELTGTPVSDLGPLSGMTRLRSLDLSGNPVTDLRPLSNLKQLEQLNLEGNPVSDLSPIAQLHNMRNLNISGTQVRHLRALAGMSRLEELSLYNTRIRSLAPADKIASLKHVRCYNTRIPRSAIEKVRKARPDLNILYY